One window from the genome of Variovorax sp. PAMC26660 encodes:
- a CDS encoding peroxiredoxin, with protein sequence MIKVGDTLPSATLQEYSEVEGEGCSIGPNAVDVSKASAGKTIALFALPGAFTPTCSAKHVPGYVQHFDDFKAAGVDEIWCVSVNDAFVMGAWARDQKTGTKVRMLADGSADFAKATGLTLDLNGRGMGLRSNRYSMLVKDGKVATLNVEAPGKFEVSDADTLLAQARG encoded by the coding sequence ATGATCAAAGTCGGCGACACCCTTCCTTCGGCCACCCTGCAGGAATATTCCGAGGTTGAAGGCGAAGGCTGCAGCATCGGCCCGAACGCCGTGGACGTCAGCAAGGCTTCGGCCGGCAAGACCATTGCGCTGTTCGCGCTGCCCGGTGCCTTCACGCCCACCTGCTCGGCCAAGCACGTGCCGGGCTATGTGCAGCACTTCGACGACTTCAAGGCCGCTGGCGTGGACGAGATCTGGTGCGTGAGCGTGAACGACGCCTTCGTGATGGGCGCCTGGGCGCGTGACCAGAAGACGGGCACGAAGGTCCGCATGCTAGCCGACGGCAGTGCCGATTTCGCCAAGGCCACCGGCCTCACGCTGGACCTGAACGGTCGCGGCATGGGCCTGCGCAGCAACCGCTATTCGATGCTCGTGAAAGACGGCAAGGTTGCGACGCTCAACGTCGAGGCGCCGGGCAAGTTCGAGGTCAGCGACGCCGACACGCTGCTGGCGCAAGCCCGCGGCTGA
- the rplP gene encoding 50S ribosomal protein L16, with product MLQPARRKFRKEQKGRNTGIATRGNSVAFGDFGLKCTDRGRLTARQIEAARRAISRHVKRGGRIWIRVFPDKPISTKPAEVRMGNGKGNPEYYVAEIQPGKIVFEIVGVPEELAREAFRLAAAKLPLRTTFVARQLGA from the coding sequence ATGCTGCAACCTGCACGCAGAAAGTTCCGCAAGGAACAAAAGGGCCGCAACACCGGCATCGCAACCCGGGGTAACTCGGTTGCCTTCGGTGACTTCGGTCTCAAATGCACCGACCGCGGTCGCCTCACGGCACGCCAGATCGAAGCCGCTCGCCGCGCAATTTCACGTCACGTGAAGCGCGGTGGCCGTATCTGGATCCGCGTGTTCCCGGACAAGCCAATCTCGACCAAGCCCGCAGAAGTGCGGATGGGTAACGGTAAGGGCAACCCCGAGTACTACGTCGCTGAAATCCAGCCTGGCAAGATCGTGTTCGAGATCGTCGGCGTGCCCGAAGAACTCGCTCGCGAAGCGTTCCGCCTGGCCGCCGCCAAGCTTCCGCTGCGCACGACGTTCGTCGCTCGCCAGCTCGGCGCCTGA
- the rpmC gene encoding 50S ribosomal protein L29, which yields MTKAATLRTKDVAALQAEVKDLQKAHFGLRMQKATQQLSNTSTLRVTRRDIARAKTILAQKQQETQAAK from the coding sequence GTGACCAAGGCTGCAACCCTGCGCACGAAAGATGTCGCAGCACTGCAAGCCGAAGTCAAAGACCTGCAAAAGGCCCATTTCGGCCTGCGCATGCAAAAAGCCACGCAACAGCTGTCGAACACCTCGACGCTGCGCGTGACGCGCCGCGACATCGCGCGCGCCAAGACCATTCTTGCGCAGAAGCAGCAAGAAACCCAAGCCGCCAAATAA
- the rplV gene encoding 50S ribosomal protein L22, whose product MSETRAVLRGVRLSVDKGRLVADLIRGKKVDQALNVLQFTQKKAAVIIKKVLESAIANAEHNDGADIDELKVKTIYVEQGATLKRFTARAKGRGNRISKPTCHVYVTVGN is encoded by the coding sequence ATGTCTGAAACACGTGCAGTCCTCCGCGGTGTCCGCCTGTCGGTCGACAAGGGCCGTCTGGTCGCTGACCTGATCCGCGGCAAGAAGGTTGATCAAGCGCTCAACGTTCTGCAATTCACGCAGAAAAAGGCCGCTGTGATCATCAAGAAGGTGCTCGAGTCGGCGATTGCCAACGCCGAGCACAACGACGGTGCCGACATCGACGAGCTGAAGGTCAAGACCATCTACGTCGAGCAAGGTGCAACGCTCAAGCGCTTCACCGCGCGGGCCAAGGGTCGCGGCAATCGCATCAGCAAGCCCACGTGCCATGTGTACGTGACGGTTGGCAACTAA
- the rplC gene encoding 50S ribosomal protein L3, with the protein MSLSNSLGLLGRKVGMMRLFTDDGDAVPVTVVDVSNNRVTQIKSQETDGYVALQVTFGSRKASRVTKPEAGHLAKAGVEAGEIIQEFRVTADTAGQHKAGGVITASSVFSVGQKVDVQGTSIGKGFAGTIKRHNMKSQRASHGNSRSHNVPGSIGMAQDPGRVFPGKRMTGHLGDVTKTTQNLDVFRIDEARQLLLIKGAIPGSKGGFVTVRPAIKAKPQAAEGAK; encoded by the coding sequence ATGAGTCTGAGCAACTCCCTCGGGTTGCTGGGCCGCAAGGTGGGGATGATGCGTCTCTTCACCGATGACGGGGACGCAGTTCCTGTCACGGTGGTGGATGTGTCCAACAACCGTGTGACCCAGATCAAGTCCCAAGAGACCGATGGCTACGTCGCCCTGCAGGTGACGTTCGGTTCGCGCAAAGCATCGCGCGTGACCAAGCCCGAAGCTGGCCACCTTGCCAAGGCAGGTGTCGAAGCTGGCGAAATCATCCAGGAATTCCGCGTTACCGCAGATACAGCAGGTCAGCACAAGGCTGGCGGCGTGATCACGGCCAGCAGCGTGTTTTCCGTGGGCCAGAAGGTGGACGTGCAAGGCACCTCCATCGGCAAGGGCTTCGCAGGCACGATCAAGCGCCACAACATGAAGTCGCAACGCGCGTCGCACGGTAACAGCCGTTCGCACAACGTTCCCGGCTCGATCGGCATGGCACAAGACCCCGGTCGCGTGTTCCCCGGCAAGCGCATGACGGGTCACCTCGGCGATGTGACCAAGACCACGCAAAACCTCGATGTGTTCCGCATCGACGAAGCGCGTCAACTGCTGCTCATCAAGGGCGCGATCCCGGGTTCGAAGGGTGGCTTTGTCACCGTGCGTCCCGCCATCAAGGCCAAGCCGCAAGCGGCTGAAGGAGCGAAGTAA
- the rpsS gene encoding 30S ribosomal protein S19 — MTRSLKKGPFVDHHLVAKADKAVTTKDKKPIKTWSRRSMVLPEFIGLTIAVHNGKQHVPVYITDQMVGHKLGEFALTRTFKGHPADKKVQKK, encoded by the coding sequence ATGACTCGCTCTCTCAAAAAGGGTCCTTTCGTCGACCACCATCTGGTGGCCAAGGCCGACAAGGCTGTGACGACCAAGGACAAGAAGCCGATCAAGACCTGGTCGCGCCGCTCGATGGTTCTGCCCGAGTTCATCGGTCTGACCATCGCTGTGCACAACGGCAAGCAACACGTGCCTGTGTACATCACCGACCAGATGGTCGGCCACAAGCTCGGCGAATTTGCGCTCACGCGCACGTTCAAGGGGCACCCCGCGGACAAAAAAGTCCAGAAGAAGTAA
- the rpsJ gene encoding 30S ribosomal protein S10, which translates to MATKQKIRIRLKAFDYKLIDQSAAEIVDTAKRTGAIVKGPVPLPTRMKRFDILRSPHVNKTSRDQLEIRTHQRLMDIVDPTDKTVDALMKLDLPAGVDVEIKLQ; encoded by the coding sequence ATGGCAACCAAGCAAAAAATCCGCATCCGCCTGAAGGCGTTCGACTACAAGCTGATCGACCAATCGGCAGCCGAAATCGTTGACACCGCCAAGCGCACCGGCGCGATCGTCAAGGGCCCCGTGCCCCTGCCGACCCGCATGAAGCGTTTCGACATCCTGCGTTCGCCGCACGTCAACAAGACGTCGCGCGACCAGCTCGAGATCCGCACGCACCAGCGCCTGATGGACATCGTCGACCCCACCGACAAGACCGTGGACGCGCTGATGAAGCTCGACCTGCCGGCCGGTGTGGACGTCGAGATCAAGCTGCAGTAA
- the rplB gene encoding 50S ribosomal protein L2, producing the protein MAVIKMKPTSPGQRGAVKISRDHLHKGAPHAALLEPQFQKAGRNNNGHITIRHRGGGSKHHYRVVDFVRNKDGIPAKVERIEYDPNRTAHIALVCYADGERRYIIAPRGLEAGATLLSGAEAPIRAGNTLPIRNIPVGSTIHCIELQPGKGAQIARSAGTSATLLAREGVYAQVRMRSGEVRRIHIECRATIGEVANEEHSLRQLGKAGAKRWKGIRPTVRGVVMNPVDHPHGGGEGKTGEGRHPVDPWGNLTKGYRTRNNKRTQVFIVSRRKK; encoded by the coding sequence ATGGCCGTCATCAAGATGAAACCCACTTCGCCGGGCCAACGCGGCGCGGTGAAGATTTCGCGTGATCACCTGCACAAGGGTGCTCCTCACGCAGCCCTGCTGGAACCCCAGTTCCAGAAGGCCGGCCGTAACAACAACGGTCACATCACGATCCGTCATCGGGGCGGTGGTTCCAAGCACCACTACCGCGTTGTCGACTTCGTGCGCAACAAGGACGGCATCCCGGCCAAGGTCGAACGCATCGAATACGACCCGAACCGTACCGCCCACATCGCTCTGGTCTGCTACGCCGACGGCGAGCGCCGCTACATCATCGCCCCGCGCGGTCTTGAAGCTGGTGCAACGCTGCTGTCGGGCGCCGAAGCCCCGATTCGCGCCGGCAACACCCTGCCGATCCGCAACATTCCGGTCGGCTCGACGATCCACTGCATCGAACTGCAACCCGGCAAGGGCGCGCAGATCGCGCGTTCCGCCGGTACGTCGGCCACGCTGCTGGCTCGCGAAGGCGTCTACGCCCAGGTCCGCATGCGTTCGGGTGAGGTGCGTCGCATCCACATCGAATGCCGCGCAACCATCGGCGAAGTGGCCAACGAAGAACACAGCCTGCGCCAACTCGGCAAGGCAGGCGCCAAGCGCTGGAAGGGCATTCGCCCGACCGTCCGCGGCGTCGTGATGAACCCGGTCGACCACCCGCACGGTGGCGGCGAAGGCAAGACTGGCGAAGGCCGCCATCCTGTCGACCCATGGGGCAATCTGACCAAGGGCTATCGCACCCGTAACAACAAGCGCACGCAGGTCTTCATCGTGTCGCGTCGCAAGAAGTAA
- the rpsC gene encoding 30S ribosomal protein S3, translated as MGQKIHPTGFRLAVTRNWSSRWYASDRDFAGMLAEDIKVREYLKKKLKNASVSRVMIERPAKNARITIYSARPGVVIGKKGEDIENLKRELGRQLGVPVAVNIEEVRKPEIDAQLIADSITQQLEKRIMFRRAMKRAMQNAMRLGALGIKIMSSGRLNGIEIARCEWYREGRVPLHTLRADIDYGTSEAKTTYGVIGVKVWVYKGDTLGRNDLPAVETPRPDDERRPRGPRRDGRPGGDRPGGDRRGPGPRAGGRGPIGGNTAPADGSDKPAEATGGAPAAPGADSKPAVKRVRKAAPAAAADGAKTE; from the coding sequence ATGGGACAGAAAATCCACCCAACCGGGTTCCGCCTTGCGGTTACCCGTAACTGGTCCAGCCGCTGGTACGCAAGCGACCGCGATTTCGCGGGCATGCTGGCCGAAGACATCAAGGTTCGCGAATACCTGAAGAAGAAGCTGAAGAACGCTTCGGTGTCGCGCGTCATGATCGAACGTCCCGCCAAGAACGCACGCATCACGATCTACTCGGCACGTCCGGGCGTCGTGATCGGCAAGAAGGGCGAAGACATCGAGAACCTCAAGCGCGAACTGGGTCGCCAGCTCGGCGTGCCGGTTGCAGTCAACATCGAAGAAGTGCGCAAGCCCGAAATCGATGCGCAACTGATCGCCGACAGCATCACGCAACAGCTCGAAAAGCGGATCATGTTCCGCCGTGCCATGAAGCGCGCCATGCAAAACGCCATGCGTCTGGGTGCCCTGGGCATCAAGATCATGTCGTCGGGCCGCCTGAACGGCATCGAAATCGCTCGTTGCGAGTGGTATCGCGAAGGTCGCGTGCCGCTTCACACTCTGCGCGCCGACATCGACTACGGCACCTCGGAAGCCAAGACCACGTACGGCGTCATCGGCGTCAAGGTCTGGGTCTACAAGGGCGACACGCTGGGTCGTAACGACCTGCCGGCCGTCGAAACGCCGCGTCCGGACGACGAGCGTCGTCCGCGTGGTCCCCGCCGTGATGGCCGCCCTGGTGGCGACCGTCCGGGTGGCGACCGCCGTGGTCCTGGCCCCCGTGCCGGTGGCCGTGGCCCGATCGGTGGCAACACCGCACCGGCCGATGGCAGCGACAAGCCCGCAGAAGCTACTGGTGGAGCTCCGGCTGCACCGGGTGCAGACTCGAAACCCGCCGTTAAGCGCGTCCGCAAAGCCGCGCCAGCTGCAGCAGCTGACGGTGCCAAGACCGAGTGA
- a CDS encoding GNAT family N-acetyltransferase encodes MSSSVSRPLPLSDMPAVVLLVPEEAHEIEATRAIFRDYAASLNIDLDFQDFDGELAGLPGEYAEPRGNLLLALVDPANIKEDAGRQCPTLQRADGTLAHIAGCCALRPLDNVDYANAAEMKRLYVRPGFRGLGLGRQLAEATLDAARSAGYACVLLDTLDDMESARALYEDLGFAEVPPYYHNPVAGAHYLKVDL; translated from the coding sequence ATGAGCTCTTCTGTTTCACGCCCCCTGCCGCTGTCGGACATGCCCGCCGTCGTGCTGCTCGTGCCCGAAGAAGCCCACGAAATCGAGGCCACGCGCGCGATCTTCCGCGACTACGCGGCCTCGCTGAACATCGACCTGGACTTCCAGGACTTCGATGGTGAACTCGCCGGGCTGCCCGGCGAATACGCCGAGCCACGCGGGAATCTGCTGCTGGCGCTGGTCGATCCGGCCAACATCAAGGAAGACGCCGGGCGACAGTGCCCGACGCTGCAGCGTGCCGACGGCACGCTGGCGCATATCGCGGGCTGCTGCGCATTGCGGCCTCTGGACAACGTGGACTACGCCAATGCGGCGGAGATGAAGCGCCTGTACGTGCGCCCCGGTTTTCGCGGACTGGGCCTGGGCCGCCAACTGGCGGAGGCCACGCTCGATGCCGCACGCAGTGCGGGCTATGCCTGCGTGTTGCTCGACACGCTCGACGACATGGAATCGGCGCGGGCACTCTACGAAGACTTGGGCTTCGCGGAAGTGCCGCCCTACTATCACAACCCCGTCGCCGGGGCCCACTACCTCAAAGTGGATCTTTGA
- the rpsQ gene encoding 30S ribosomal protein S17 translates to MTEAKKSLKRTLIGKVVSDKRAKTVTVLVERRVKHELYGKIVAKTSKYHAHDENGVYKLGDTIEITESRPISKTKNWVVTRLVEKAALV, encoded by the coding sequence ATGACGGAAGCTAAAAAATCCCTCAAGCGCACCTTGATCGGCAAGGTGGTCAGCGACAAGCGTGCCAAGACCGTGACCGTGCTGGTCGAGCGCCGTGTGAAGCACGAGCTCTACGGCAAGATCGTGGCCAAGACGAGCAAGTACCACGCGCATGACGAAAATGGCGTGTACAAGCTGGGCGACACCATCGAGATCACGGAAAGCCGTCCGATCTCGAAGACCAAGAACTGGGTTGTGACCCGCTTGGTCGAGAAGGCCGCACTGGTCTGA
- the rplD gene encoding 50S ribosomal protein L4, which produces MQLELLNEQGQAASKYDAPETVFGRDYNEDLVHQIVVAFQANARQGTRAQKDREQVKHSTKKPFKQKGTGRARAGMTSSPLWRGGGRIFPNMPDENFSQKINKKMYRAGMAAIFSQLAREGRLAVVDSLTVDSPKTKPLAARFKAMNLESVLVIAEEVDENLYLASRNLVNILVVEPRYADPVSLVHYKKVLVTKGAVDKLKEMFA; this is translated from the coding sequence ATGCAACTCGAACTCCTGAACGAACAAGGCCAGGCCGCGTCGAAGTACGACGCCCCCGAGACCGTGTTCGGCCGTGACTACAACGAAGACCTGGTTCACCAGATCGTCGTTGCATTCCAGGCCAACGCCCGCCAAGGCACGCGCGCCCAGAAGGACCGCGAACAGGTCAAGCACTCGACCAAGAAGCCTTTCAAGCAAAAGGGAACGGGCCGCGCCCGTGCCGGTATGACGTCTTCGCCGCTGTGGCGCGGGGGTGGCCGGATTTTCCCGAACATGCCTGACGAAAACTTCTCGCAGAAGATCAACAAGAAGATGTACCGCGCCGGCATGGCCGCCATCTTCTCGCAGCTCGCTCGCGAAGGCCGTCTGGCCGTGGTGGATTCGCTGACTGTGGATTCGCCCAAGACGAAGCCGCTGGCAGCCCGTTTCAAGGCAATGAATCTCGAGTCCGTGCTCGTGATCGCCGAAGAAGTCGACGAAAACCTGTACCTTGCCTCGCGCAATCTGGTCAACATCCTCGTGGTCGAACCCCGTTACGCCGATCCGGTGTCGCTGGTTCACTACAAGAAGGTGCTGGTCACCAAGGGTGCCGTCGACAAGCTCAAGGAGATGTTCGCATGA
- the rplW gene encoding 50S ribosomal protein L23 yields MSRVNPTAAERTFEEGRLMAVLVAPIVSEKATMVGEKSNAVTFKVLQDATKPEIKAAVELMFKVEVQGVSVLNTKGKTKRFGKSIGRRDNVRKAYVTLKPGQELNLVGEGA; encoded by the coding sequence ATGAGCCGCGTGAACCCTACCGCCGCTGAACGTACGTTCGAAGAAGGCCGCCTGATGGCGGTGCTGGTCGCCCCGATCGTGTCCGAAAAGGCAACGATGGTCGGCGAGAAGTCGAACGCTGTCACTTTCAAGGTGCTGCAAGACGCCACCAAGCCCGAGATCAAGGCCGCTGTTGAACTGATGTTCAAGGTCGAAGTCCAGGGCGTGTCGGTGCTCAACACCAAGGGCAAGACCAAGCGCTTTGGCAAGTCCATCGGCCGCCGCGACAACGTTCGCAAGGCCTATGTGACGCTGAAGCCGGGTCAAGAGCTCAACCTCGTCGGGGAAGGCGCTTAA
- a CDS encoding cytochrome b/b6 domain-containing protein, with the protein MTDSSVAARHARASDGAHTRVWDLPTRLFHWALAVAVIGLIGTGLNGIMEWHFRLGYTVLALLLFRLLWGFVGGRWSRFASFFYGPGSVVAYLRGRAHPDHLIGHTPLGALSVFAVLAILALQVATGLMADDEISASGPLTRFVSGAVVSLATGWHKAQGKWIVIALVSLHVLAVLFYVLVKRHRLIRPMVTGDKRISAANADVVASRDDAASRWRALVLFALCGGVAFWVASLRV; encoded by the coding sequence ATGACCGACTCCTCCGTGGCCGCCCGCCACGCACGCGCCAGCGATGGCGCCCACACCCGTGTCTGGGACCTGCCGACGCGCCTGTTCCACTGGGCACTGGCCGTCGCCGTGATCGGCCTGATCGGCACGGGCCTGAACGGCATCATGGAATGGCATTTCCGCCTGGGGTACACAGTGCTCGCCCTGCTGCTGTTCCGGCTGCTCTGGGGCTTCGTGGGCGGGCGCTGGTCGCGCTTTGCCTCGTTCTTCTATGGGCCCGGTTCGGTCGTCGCCTATTTGCGCGGACGGGCGCATCCGGACCATTTGATCGGCCATACGCCGCTGGGTGCGCTCTCGGTGTTCGCGGTGCTGGCCATCCTCGCGCTGCAGGTTGCCACCGGGCTGATGGCCGACGACGAGATCTCGGCCTCCGGGCCGCTCACGCGCTTCGTGTCCGGCGCGGTGGTGAGCCTTGCCACGGGCTGGCACAAGGCGCAGGGCAAGTGGATCGTGATTGCGCTCGTCAGCCTGCATGTGCTGGCCGTGCTGTTCTATGTGCTGGTCAAGCGGCATCGCCTGATCCGGCCGATGGTGACGGGCGACAAGCGCATCTCCGCCGCGAACGCGGATGTCGTGGCAAGCCGCGACGACGCGGCATCGCGCTGGCGGGCGCTGGTGTTGTTCGCGTTGTGCGGGGGGGTGGCGTTCTGGGTGGCGTCGTTGCGCGTATGA
- a CDS encoding c-type cytochrome: MNRFASLALAAACAAVALPAAAQFAKPEDAIKYRQSALFVMSQHFSRLGAMANGRAPYDATVAAANAEVVADMAKLPWAGFGPGTEGGKAKPEVWKEDAKFKERQQKLIEETGKLVTAAKAGNLDALKVQFGPTAASCKACHDSFRNQ, from the coding sequence ATGAATCGATTTGCTTCGCTCGCCCTTGCCGCCGCCTGCGCTGCGGTGGCGCTGCCCGCCGCGGCCCAGTTCGCCAAGCCCGAGGACGCCATCAAGTACCGCCAGAGCGCGTTGTTCGTGATGAGCCAGCACTTCAGCCGCCTCGGCGCCATGGCCAACGGGCGCGCGCCCTACGACGCCACGGTCGCTGCCGCCAATGCCGAAGTGGTGGCCGACATGGCGAAGCTGCCCTGGGCGGGCTTCGGTCCCGGCACCGAGGGCGGCAAGGCCAAGCCCGAAGTCTGGAAGGAAGACGCTAAATTCAAGGAGCGCCAGCAGAAGCTGATCGAGGAAACCGGCAAGCTGGTGACGGCGGCCAAGGCCGGCAACCTCGATGCGCTCAAGGTCCAGTTCGGCCCGACCGCCGCAAGTTGCAAGGCTTGCCACGACAGCTTCCGCAACCAGTAA